In Bacillus sp. DX3.1, the following proteins share a genomic window:
- a CDS encoding DUF3954 domain-containing protein translates to MKVEIDVTNNKIYVVKDGRVIAVEPPSSGYGEQVAVWLNGKVDRVDTKFTEKIK, encoded by the coding sequence GTGAAAGTTGAGATTGATGTTACAAATAATAAAATTTACGTTGTGAAAGATGGTCGTGTAATTGCAGTAGAACCACCATCTAGTGGATACGGTGAACAAGTTGCTGTTTGGCTTAATGGAAAAGTTGATCGTGTGGACACTAAGTTTACTGAAAAGATAAAATAA
- a CDS encoding cell division protein SepF, with protein MAKQLNIFDVEPEIIQFDVLKASVKRGTGKITYTDVRVQIPNNAKSTDELPRTTNPDDRYETFEDYTMGIWRFQRARDKLFNWETAEELCKAARDHKEVIPVRIHLESGFKPNVVEYMK; from the coding sequence ATGGCTAAACAGTTAAATATTTTTGATGTAGAGCCGGAAATTATTCAATTCGATGTATTAAAAGCCAGTGTGAAAAGAGGGACTGGAAAGATTACATACACAGATGTACGCGTGCAGATTCCTAATAATGCTAAAAGTACAGACGAGCTTCCGCGCACAACGAATCCAGATGATCGGTATGAAACATTTGAAGATTACACAATGGGAATATGGCGTTTCCAAAGAGCACGGGACAAATTATTTAACTGGGAAACCGCTGAAGAATTGTGTAAAGCAGCAAGAGATCATAAGGAAGTTATTCCGGTAAGGATTCATTTAGAAAGTGGATTTAAACCTAACGTTGTTGAGTATATGAAATAA
- a CDS encoding ATP-binding protein: MTLLPTMERLTTTKLNLTSNLCEVCKKKGIKQRTMIFQDEEVCPKCYLQKDHDRLYAECNEYYKGEEERKRKAFFHNHSLISDPTIMNATFDSFIPKCDEEINNKNQAKTHAHNFINKMKYTLVASGDAGRGKSHLMHAIAEKINESGLQTVLFVSEGILFKKLKATFKKDSERSEDDYIQKIIDADVVIFDDFGSTLGDYRDINLKAVEFHNQKGQGNIADLQRATKYMNDTYMTIFDGRQGKANGIATNLVGAAITYCYDQRITSRILGCKSAMTFKNTPDRRRKELPF; encoded by the coding sequence ATGACACTATTGCCAACAATGGAGCGGCTTACTACAACGAAACTGAATTTGACTTCTAATCTATGCGAAGTGTGTAAAAAAAAAGGTATTAAACAGCGAACAATGATATTTCAAGACGAGGAAGTTTGTCCTAAGTGTTATTTACAAAAAGATCACGATAGATTGTATGCGGAATGTAACGAGTATTACAAAGGCGAAGAAGAACGCAAAAGAAAAGCATTTTTCCATAACCATAGTTTGATTAGTGATCCTACTATCATGAATGCAACGTTTGATAGTTTTATACCGAAATGTGATGAAGAAATAAACAATAAAAATCAAGCAAAAACACATGCTCATAATTTTATAAACAAAATGAAATATACCTTAGTAGCTTCAGGAGATGCTGGACGAGGAAAAAGTCATTTAATGCATGCGATAGCTGAGAAAATTAATGAGAGCGGATTGCAAACAGTTTTATTCGTAAGCGAAGGTATCTTATTCAAAAAATTAAAAGCGACATTCAAGAAAGATTCCGAACGGTCTGAGGATGATTATATTCAAAAGATAATTGATGCAGATGTAGTTATTTTTGATGATTTTGGCTCAACTTTAGGAGATTACCGGGATATCAACTTGAAAGCTGTAGAGTTCCATAACCAAAAAGGACAAGGGAATATTGCTGATCTTCAAAGAGCAACAAAATATATGAACGACACTTACATGACAATTTTTGACGGAAGACAGGGTAAAGCGAATGGAATTGCTACAAATCTAGTAGGTGCAGCCATTACATATTGTTATGATCAACGGATTACCTCTAGGATACTTGGATGCAAGTCCGCTATGACATTCAAAAATACACCGGATAGACGTCGGAAAGAGTTGCCATTTTAA
- a CDS encoding phage replisome organizer N-terminal domain-containing protein, whose translation MAEVKWIKLSTSMFEDEKIRLIESMPEADTLLIIWIRLLAQAGKTNASGYIFLSKNIPYTDEMLATLFNRPIATVRLALQTFKQFGMIEITDDQYICISNWEKHQNVDGLEKIREQNRLRKQKQREREQQVLLGMSRDGHVPVTQVHATDIEEDKELDIDKDKKKEKTSRHKFETCDTNAAKYLFEKIKGNNPKQKEPSLDSWSNDFRLMREKDNREPQEIKDIIDWCQADAFWQGNILSAKKLREKFDQLTIQMNSKKGAKANDTIANNGAAYYNETEFDF comes from the coding sequence ATGGCAGAAGTTAAATGGATAAAGTTATCAACTAGCATGTTTGAGGATGAAAAAATCCGTTTAATTGAGAGTATGCCTGAAGCGGATACTTTACTCATTATATGGATTAGGTTACTAGCACAGGCTGGTAAGACAAATGCAAGTGGATATATTTTCCTTAGTAAAAACATTCCTTATACAGACGAAATGCTCGCAACACTTTTTAATAGACCTATCGCAACAGTTAGGCTAGCGCTGCAAACATTTAAACAGTTTGGAATGATTGAAATTACAGATGATCAATACATTTGCATTTCAAACTGGGAGAAACATCAGAATGTTGATGGCTTAGAAAAGATACGGGAACAGAACAGATTGCGTAAGCAAAAACAACGTGAACGTGAGCAACAAGTTTTATTAGGTATGTCACGTGACGGTCACGTTCCAGTCACGCAAGTTCACGCTACAGATATAGAAGAAGATAAAGAATTAGATATAGATAAAGATAAAAAGAAAGAGAAGACTTCCCGTCACAAGTTTGAAACTTGCGACACCAATGCTGCTAAATATCTTTTTGAAAAGATTAAGGGTAATAACCCAAAACAAAAGGAACCTAGCCTTGATTCCTGGTCTAATGACTTTAGGTTAATGCGTGAAAAAGATAATCGCGAACCACAAGAGATTAAAGACATTATTGATTGGTGCCAAGCAGATGCGTTTTGGCAAGGTAATATCTTATCAGCTAAAAAGCTACGTGAAAAATTTGATCAACTAACAATACAGATGAATTCTAAAAAAGGAGCGAAAGCTAATGACACTATTGCCAACAATGGAGCGGCTTACTACAACGAAACTGAATTTGACTTCTAA
- a CDS encoding DUF771 domain-containing protein: MNGTAVVNVAIDEEYVRNLAEQKVQSILEEMGIGTWWNMERLKLETNRKYDWIAENILFNPRFQNEMKEISNNKSSGRWMFKAKEMREFLEQNFHYLNGRGDNQ, translated from the coding sequence ATGAACGGAACAGCGGTTGTAAATGTTGCTATTGACGAAGAATATGTTCGTAATCTAGCGGAACAAAAGGTTCAAAGTATTTTAGAAGAAATGGGGATCGGAACATGGTGGAACATGGAACGCTTAAAGTTAGAAACAAATCGTAAGTATGACTGGATAGCGGAAAACATTCTATTTAATCCAAGGTTCCAAAATGAGATGAAAGAAATTTCGAATAATAAAAGCAGTGGGCGTTGGATGTTCAAGGCGAAAGAAATGCGCGAGTTTTTAGAACAAAACTTTCATTATCTCAATGGAAGAGGTGATAACCAATGA
- a CDS encoding Rha family transcriptional regulator: protein MGNLAVVNDEIQNNKLVFDNNGEVVTDSLTVAEMFGKEHKNVIRDIEVQLEKLAEANEIKWGMLNFGQTQYQHPQNKQRYKKYLLTEDAFVIVAMSYVTPEAMKMKVEFLREFKRMKEHIEKKMEIPRDTFGQIELLAAGTSNLNKRVSSLEQVVEKQLTVDYGQQRVIEKVKAKRIYFLWEYGHVDRDVHDSTRKLFGLLGRNLKDAFNVNSYRDILKKDFNEALNFINGWRPMV from the coding sequence ATGGGAAATTTAGCGGTAGTAAATGACGAAATACAAAATAATAAATTAGTTTTTGACAATAATGGAGAGGTTGTAACAGATAGTTTAACTGTTGCTGAAATGTTTGGAAAAGAACATAAAAATGTAATTCGTGATATCGAGGTTCAATTAGAAAAGCTAGCGGAAGCTAATGAAATAAAATGGGGGATGCTCAACTTTGGGCAGACCCAATATCAACATCCTCAAAATAAACAGAGGTATAAAAAATATCTTTTAACAGAAGATGCGTTCGTAATTGTTGCGATGTCATACGTGACTCCAGAAGCTATGAAAATGAAAGTAGAATTTCTGCGAGAATTTAAAAGGATGAAAGAACATATTGAAAAAAAGATGGAAATTCCTAGGGATACATTCGGTCAAATAGAGTTGTTAGCGGCAGGAACTAGTAACTTGAATAAAAGAGTTTCTTCATTGGAACAGGTGGTTGAAAAGCAACTTACTGTTGATTATGGGCAACAACGAGTAATTGAAAAAGTAAAAGCTAAACGGATTTACTTCTTATGGGAATACGGACATGTAGATAGAGATGTACATGATTCTACTCGAAAGTTATTCGGATTGCTAGGACGTAATTTGAAAGATGCATTCAATGTAAACAGTTATCGTGACATCTTGAAGAAAGATTTCAATGAAGCACTGAACTTTATTAACGGTTGGAGACCGATGGTTTAA
- a CDS encoding helix-turn-helix transcriptional regulator, which yields MKNKISFSQGNLYKEIAVYCGVTERYIRMIDRKERNPSMETAKKIAKFFDMNIDDIFFSNKSNFKFFLVSCWSEKNNGNKEVS from the coding sequence ATGAAAAATAAAATAAGCTTCTCACAAGGAAACTTATATAAAGAAATTGCAGTCTATTGTGGAGTTACTGAAAGATATATCCGAATGATTGATCGAAAAGAAAGGAATCCATCAATGGAAACAGCTAAGAAAATTGCAAAGTTCTTTGATATGAACATTGATGATATTTTTTTTAGTAACAAATCGAACTTTAAGTTCTTTTTAGTTTCCTGTTGGTCTGAAAAAAATAATGGTAACAAGGAGGTTTCATAA
- a CDS encoding helix-turn-helix transcriptional regulator: protein MIGLRIKSLRKKENLTQKQLAEKIGVSQRMIGYYESEERFPPHDVLTKLADCFSVSADYLLGRAVTDQPKEQLTQKDEKDIAKRMEEIKRDLQGEDGLMFSGEPMSEEAVESLLDAMEYIVKQTKVINKKYVPKKYRNNDKN, encoded by the coding sequence ATGATAGGTCTTAGAATAAAATCTTTGAGAAAAAAAGAAAATTTAACACAAAAACAACTAGCTGAAAAGATTGGAGTCTCCCAAAGAATGATAGGCTATTATGAATCCGAAGAAAGATTTCCTCCACATGATGTGCTAACTAAATTAGCTGATTGCTTTTCAGTCTCCGCCGACTATTTATTAGGTAGAGCTGTTACGGATCAACCAAAAGAGCAATTAACACAAAAAGATGAGAAAGATATAGCAAAAAGAATGGAAGAAATAAAAAGAGACCTTCAAGGTGAAGACGGCTTAATGTTCTCTGGTGAACCTATGAGTGAGGAAGCTGTTGAATCATTATTAGATGCAATGGAGTACATCGTGAAACAAACAAAAGTAATCAATAAAAAATACGTTCCTAAGAAATATCGTAATAACGACAAGAACTGA
- a CDS encoding ImmA/IrrE family metallo-endopeptidase: MKFVIRDLVTQLCTKYNTKNPFELADCLNIIVFFHDLHEEINGFYKCEEGNKFIAINNNLSETMQRTVCAHELGHAVLHEEVNTLFLRKNTFLSVDRLEIEANTFAAFLLIDKNTIIPGDTKKCIAYKNNIPIELLKFYKIY, from the coding sequence TTGAAATTCGTCATAAGAGATCTAGTCACACAACTTTGCACAAAATATAACACGAAAAATCCCTTTGAGCTTGCTGATTGTTTAAATATCATTGTATTTTTTCATGATTTACATGAAGAAATTAATGGTTTTTACAAATGTGAAGAAGGAAATAAGTTTATCGCTATTAATAATAATTTATCAGAAACTATGCAAAGGACAGTTTGTGCTCATGAATTGGGACATGCTGTCCTTCACGAAGAAGTAAATACTCTATTCTTACGAAAAAATACTTTTTTATCTGTTGATAGATTAGAAATAGAAGCCAATACCTTTGCTGCATTTTTATTAATAGACAAAAATACCATTATTCCAGGTGATACAAAAAAATGTATAGCATATAAAAATAACATTCCTATAGAACTCTTAAAGTTTTATAAAATTTATTAA
- a CDS encoding tyrosine-type recombinase/integrase produces the protein MASFQKYQTKDGAKWLYKIYTTIDPKTGKKKQTTKRGFKTKKEAQLHAAKAETELSNGTFIEDKNVLISTFLNDWLITYKKGKVRNHTYNLHKTAINKHIVPFFGPYKVFDITPSLCQKFVNHLLEEGYSENSVKNYTAPLKGSLLKAVDLQLIQQTPFRGIVIAKSDTEDKKIKHLEGQEVNTFVQTLKETEPHYFSLFFTLLHTGMRKGEALALRWDDIDLEEGTISVRHTFTYDYKNLDNLFAKPKTKASYRTIILADFLIQTLKNHKLEQNKYKLKLGGLYHDLSLVFARENGLPYPKSTLQRAMTRIFKKANVTNITIHGLRHTHAVLLLDAGYSMKEVQERLGHDSIQITSDIYAHISKEMNKKSLNKYEAFAKRNLL, from the coding sequence ATGGCATCTTTCCAAAAATACCAAACAAAAGATGGAGCTAAATGGCTCTACAAAATTTACACCACTATCGATCCGAAAACAGGAAAGAAAAAACAAACAACAAAACGTGGTTTTAAAACAAAGAAAGAAGCTCAACTTCATGCTGCGAAGGCTGAAACAGAATTAAGTAACGGGACTTTTATAGAAGATAAAAATGTGTTGATTTCTACATTTTTGAATGATTGGCTTATAACCTACAAAAAAGGAAAGGTTAGAAATCATACATACAATCTTCACAAAACAGCAATAAACAAACATATCGTTCCGTTTTTCGGACCGTATAAGGTATTCGATATTACACCTTCACTCTGTCAAAAATTCGTGAATCACCTTTTGGAAGAAGGGTATAGTGAAAATAGTGTTAAGAATTACACTGCGCCTTTAAAAGGATCTTTGCTCAAAGCTGTTGATTTGCAGCTTATTCAACAAACACCTTTCCGCGGAATTGTCATTGCTAAAAGTGATACTGAAGACAAAAAAATTAAGCATTTAGAAGGACAAGAAGTGAATACATTTGTTCAAACATTAAAAGAAACAGAACCTCATTATTTCTCGTTGTTCTTTACACTACTTCACACAGGAATGCGCAAGGGTGAGGCACTGGCTTTACGATGGGATGATATTGATTTAGAGGAAGGAACAATAAGTGTCCGTCACACCTTCACTTATGATTATAAAAACTTAGATAATCTATTCGCTAAACCCAAAACAAAAGCATCTTACCGTACGATAATCTTAGCAGATTTTTTAATCCAAACCTTAAAAAACCATAAACTTGAACAGAATAAATATAAACTAAAATTAGGAGGATTATACCATGATCTTTCATTAGTATTCGCACGTGAAAATGGACTTCCTTATCCAAAGTCTACTTTACAAAGAGCGATGACTCGCATTTTTAAAAAAGCTAATGTAACAAATATCACGATTCATGGTTTACGTCATACACATGCCGTTCTTTTATTAGATGCCGGATATTCAATGAAAGAAGTGCAAGAAAGATTAGGGCATGATTCAATTCAAATTACTTCTGACATATATGCCCACATTTCAAAAGAGATGAACAAAAAGAGTCTTAATAAATACGAAGCGTTTGCGAAACGCAACCTACTTTAA
- the glnA gene encoding type I glutamate--ammonia ligase codes for MAKYTKEDIFRLAKEDNVKYIRLQFTDLLGSIKNVEIPVSQLTKALDNKMMFDGSSIEGFVRIEESDMYLYPDLDTWVVFPWTAEKGKVARLICDIYNADGTPFEGDPRNNLKRMLKEMEALGFTEFNLGPEPEFFLFKVDEKGNPTLELNDNGGYFDLAPMDLGENCRRDIVLELEEMGFEIEASHHEVAPGQHEIDFKYANAIRSCDDIQTFKLVVKTIARKHGLHATFMPKPLFGVNGSGMHCNLSLFKDGKNVFFDQDGDLQLSDDARHFIAGILKHAPSFTAVANPTVNSYKRLVPGYEAPCYVAWSAQNRSPLVRIPASRGVSTRVEVRSVDPAANPYLVMAVLLAAGLEGIKNKLTPPAAVDRNIYVMTKEEREEAGIVDLPATLAQALITLQSDEIVCNALGEHLLEHFIEAKEIEWDMFRTQVHQWERDQYMTLY; via the coding sequence ATGGCAAAGTACACAAAAGAAGATATTTTCCGTTTGGCAAAAGAAGATAATGTAAAGTATATCCGTCTACAATTTACGGATCTTTTAGGAAGTATTAAAAACGTAGAAATTCCAGTTAGTCAGTTAACAAAAGCTCTAGATAACAAAATGATGTTTGACGGATCTTCTATTGAAGGATTTGTACGTATTGAAGAGTCTGATATGTACTTATACCCAGACTTAGATACTTGGGTAGTATTCCCTTGGACTGCTGAAAAAGGAAAAGTAGCTCGCTTAATTTGCGATATCTACAACGCTGATGGCACTCCATTTGAAGGTGACCCACGTAACAACTTAAAACGTATGCTAAAAGAAATGGAAGCACTAGGATTTACGGAGTTCAACCTTGGACCAGAACCAGAGTTCTTCTTATTCAAAGTTGATGAAAAAGGAAATCCAACATTAGAACTAAACGATAACGGTGGATACTTCGACCTTGCGCCGATGGATCTAGGGGAAAACTGTCGTCGTGATATCGTTCTTGAACTAGAAGAAATGGGCTTTGAAATTGAAGCGTCTCACCATGAGGTTGCACCAGGGCAACACGAAATCGACTTTAAATATGCAAATGCAATTCGCTCATGTGATGACATTCAAACATTCAAACTTGTTGTAAAAACAATCGCTCGTAAACACGGTTTACACGCAACGTTTATGCCAAAACCATTATTCGGAGTGAATGGATCTGGTATGCACTGTAACTTATCATTGTTTAAAGATGGAAAAAACGTATTCTTCGATCAAGACGGTGACTTACAATTAAGTGATGATGCTCGTCACTTCATCGCAGGTATTTTAAAACATGCACCATCATTTACAGCTGTAGCAAACCCGACTGTAAACTCTTACAAACGTTTAGTACCTGGATATGAAGCTCCTTGTTACGTAGCATGGTCTGCACAAAACCGTAGTCCATTAGTACGTATTCCAGCGTCTCGTGGTGTAAGTACACGTGTAGAAGTACGTAGCGTTGATCCAGCGGCAAACCCATACTTAGTTATGGCGGTATTACTAGCAGCAGGTCTTGAAGGAATTAAAAATAAATTAACGCCACCAGCTGCAGTAGATCGTAACATTTATGTTATGACAAAAGAAGAACGTGAAGAAGCAGGTATCGTTGATTTACCAGCAACATTAGCACAAGCATTAATCACACTACAATCTGACGAAATCGTATGTAATGCATTAGGTGAGCATTTACTTGAGCACTTCATCGAAGCGAAAGAAATTGAGTGGGATATGTTCCGCACGCAAGTTCACCAATGGGAACGCGATCAATATATGACTCTTTACTAG
- the glnR gene encoding transcriptional repressor GlnR, whose protein sequence is MKEDRRSAPLFPIGIVMDLTQLSARQIRYYEEHNLIFPIRTKGNRRLFSFNDVDKLLEIKDLLDQGLNMAGIKQVLQMKENQTEAVKIKEETKEISKSELRRILRDELQHTGRFNRTSLRQGDISRFFH, encoded by the coding sequence ATGAAAGAAGATAGACGTTCTGCTCCGCTGTTTCCAATTGGTATTGTAATGGATTTAACACAATTATCTGCGCGTCAAATTCGCTACTATGAAGAACACAATTTAATTTTCCCAATCCGTACAAAGGGAAATCGTAGATTGTTTTCATTTAACGACGTAGATAAATTGTTAGAAATTAAAGATTTGTTAGATCAAGGCTTAAATATGGCTGGTATTAAACAAGTATTACAAATGAAAGAAAATCAAACAGAAGCAGTGAAAATAAAAGAAGAAACGAAAGAAATTTCAAAATCCGAGCTTCGTAGAATTCTTCGTGATGAACTGCAGCATACAGGCAGATTTAATCGAACTTCATTACGACAAGGTGATATTTCAAGGTTTTTTCACTAA
- a CDS encoding methionine gamma-lyase family protein, giving the protein MFDRLKNGEKIAPIVKEVEGQITDVHKRIDEVIESNQFRVLESFREHKISDSHFIPTTGYGYDDIGRDTLEKVYADVFGAEAGLVRPQIISGTHAISTALFGILRPGDELLYVTGKPYDTLEEIVGVRGKGVGSFKEYNIGYNAVPLTEKSRVDYAAVEAAIHENTKMIGIQRSKGYATRPSFTIAEIKEMIAFVKEIKPDVVVFVDNCYGEFVEELEPCHVGADLMAGSLIKNPGGGIVKTGGYIVGKEQYVEACAYRLTSPGIGAEAGASLYSLQEMYQGFFLAPHVAGQALKGAIFTAAFLEKLGMNTSPTWDAPRTDLIQSVQFDDKERMVAFCQAIQYASPINSHFTPYPAYMPGYEDDVIMAAGTFIQGASIELSADGPIRPPYVAYVQGGLTYSHVKIAICSAIDALIEKNLLTIL; this is encoded by the coding sequence ATGTTTGATCGTTTGAAGAATGGAGAAAAGATAGCTCCGATTGTAAAAGAAGTAGAGGGACAAATTACAGATGTACATAAACGTATTGATGAAGTAATTGAAAGTAATCAATTTCGCGTATTAGAAAGTTTTCGCGAACATAAAATTAGTGACTCTCATTTTATCCCAACGACAGGATATGGTTATGATGATATCGGTCGCGATACGTTAGAGAAAGTATACGCTGATGTGTTTGGGGCGGAGGCAGGTCTTGTTCGTCCACAAATCATTTCAGGTACACACGCCATTTCAACAGCTTTATTTGGTATTTTACGTCCTGGTGACGAGCTGTTATATGTGACGGGGAAACCATATGACACATTAGAAGAGATTGTCGGTGTTCGCGGTAAAGGTGTCGGTTCATTTAAAGAATATAATATTGGCTACAATGCAGTACCGTTAACAGAAAAAAGTCGCGTTGATTATGCGGCTGTGGAAGCAGCCATTCATGAAAATACGAAAATGATTGGCATACAGCGTTCAAAAGGCTATGCAACTCGTCCGTCCTTTACAATTGCAGAAATTAAAGAAATGATCGCGTTTGTAAAAGAGATTAAGCCGGATGTTGTTGTATTTGTGGACAACTGCTACGGAGAGTTTGTTGAAGAACTAGAGCCTTGTCACGTTGGTGCGGATTTAATGGCGGGATCTCTTATTAAAAACCCAGGTGGCGGTATCGTTAAAACGGGTGGTTATATCGTCGGAAAAGAACAATATGTAGAAGCTTGTGCATACCGGCTAACATCTCCAGGTATTGGAGCAGAAGCAGGAGCCTCTTTATATAGTTTACAAGAAATGTATCAAGGTTTCTTCTTAGCGCCGCACGTTGCTGGCCAAGCGTTAAAAGGAGCAATCTTTACAGCGGCATTTTTAGAGAAATTAGGAATGAATACTTCACCAACTTGGGATGCTCCGCGAACAGATTTAATTCAATCTGTTCAATTTGATGATAAAGAGCGTATGGTTGCGTTTTGCCAAGCGATTCAATATGCATCTCCGATTAATTCGCACTTTACACCGTATCCAGCCTATATGCCAGGTTATGAAGATGATGTCATTATGGCTGCGGGTACGTTTATTCAAGGTGCAAGTATTGAACTGTCAGCAGATGGTCCAATTCGTCCACCATATGTTGCTTATGTACAAGGTGGGTTAACGTACTCTCATGTGAAAATTGCAATTTGCTCGGCAATTGATGCACTAATTGAAAAAAATCTATTAACAATTTTGTAA
- the hflX gene encoding GTPase HflX: MEEKEKVILVGCQLPKDDDERFMHSMKELASLAKTARAEVLISTTQKRPKFHPATYVGKGKLEELALLAEELEPDVIIFNNELTPSQIRNLSAQLDARVIDRTQLILDIFAQRAKSREGKLQVELAQLQYTMPRLVGQGLALSRLGGGIGTRGPGETKLETDRRHIRSRIDEIKKQLSVVVEHRKRYRERRKDNQVFQVSLIGYTNAGKSTLFNRLTMADTFEEDLLFATLDPTTRKMQLPCGYTVLLTDTVGFIQDLPTSLVAAFRSTLEEVNEADVILHVIDSADPNYVGHEQTVKKLLQDLEVDHTPIITVYNKKDKLHQNFIPFPKSDFLMTNAFEEMDLEKLKIAVETKMMKRMESYKVTIPPSEGRLLNLLKTETVLTEMMFQEDGLSYECKGYIFAHSPLNGQLKRFLMQKGEENKNV; this comes from the coding sequence ATGGAAGAAAAAGAAAAAGTCATATTAGTTGGCTGTCAATTGCCGAAAGATGATGATGAACGGTTTATGCATTCCATGAAAGAACTCGCATCACTAGCAAAGACAGCGCGTGCAGAAGTATTGATTTCTACAACGCAAAAACGCCCGAAGTTTCACCCGGCTACCTATGTGGGAAAGGGAAAATTAGAAGAACTTGCTTTGCTGGCAGAAGAACTAGAACCAGATGTTATTATTTTTAATAATGAGTTAACACCAAGTCAAATTCGAAATTTGTCAGCGCAGTTAGATGCAAGAGTTATTGATCGTACCCAGCTTATATTAGATATTTTCGCTCAGCGCGCGAAATCAAGAGAAGGTAAGTTACAAGTGGAACTTGCGCAGCTGCAATACACCATGCCGCGCCTTGTGGGACAAGGATTGGCACTATCGCGCCTTGGTGGTGGTATTGGTACGAGAGGTCCTGGAGAAACAAAGCTAGAAACGGATCGTCGTCATATTCGTTCTCGGATTGATGAAATTAAGAAACAACTGTCAGTTGTTGTGGAACACCGGAAAAGATATCGTGAGCGCCGAAAAGATAATCAAGTGTTTCAAGTTTCCTTAATCGGTTATACAAATGCTGGAAAATCGACCTTATTTAACAGATTAACAATGGCGGATACGTTTGAAGAGGATTTGCTCTTTGCGACGCTTGATCCGACAACACGAAAAATGCAGTTGCCATGCGGATATACGGTGTTACTAACTGATACAGTAGGGTTTATTCAAGACTTGCCAACATCGTTAGTTGCTGCGTTCCGTTCGACGTTAGAAGAAGTAAATGAAGCGGATGTCATTTTACATGTCATTGATTCTGCTGATCCGAACTATGTTGGACATGAACAGACGGTGAAAAAATTACTACAAGATCTTGAAGTTGATCATACTCCAATCATTACTGTGTATAACAAAAAAGATAAACTACACCAAAATTTTATTCCGTTTCCAAAAAGTGACTTTCTTATGACGAACGCTTTTGAGGAAATGGATTTAGAAAAGTTAAAAATAGCGGTAGAAACGAAAATGATGAAGCGGATGGAGTCTTACAAAGTAACGATTCCACCAAGCGAAGGTAGATTGTTAAACCTTCTAAAAACAGAAACGGTACTAACGGAAATGATGTTCCAAGAAGATGGACTTTCGTATGAATGTAAAGGATATATTTTTGCTCATTCGCCACTTAATGGACAACTGAAGAGATTTTTGATGCAAAAAGGAGAAGAGAATAAAAATGTTTGA